From one Solanum lycopersicum chromosome 12, SLM_r2.1 genomic stretch:
- the LOC101267790 gene encoding uncharacterized protein isoform X2 — protein MDSRKAESAAQGSTPPAEELLKKIQELEAGHAQLKHEMSKLMMCDDHRTQRQRSHSISPQRPPRIRAGGGFDGGSAAVWKRGSISFRHSSPLQRESSSKGEGDGIGIGGGGPAAVKFTDRQYLNILQSMGQAVHILDLNGQIIYWNRTAEKLYGYSAAEALGNDLIELLTDVRDHDAANNIVHRVIRGESWTGQFPVKNKQGERFLVVATDTPFYDDDGTLLGVICISSDMRPFQESGLMSMGVKQLEADTRFRARTLTSSKLGLDPQQPLQAAIASKISNLASKVSNKVKSKIKTGESSMFREGGSGDSHYSDHAFSDAALSDHREDANSSGASTPRGDVHPSPFGVFSNLVKVEHSGYESEGKQGISKIITSKAEAWMAKKSLSWPWKGNEREASESRTTRSVWPWLNNDQDNELNHINSSNTVKPENQVTETYRTTTNEAPGSWSSFNINSTSSVSSYGSTSSSAVNKVDMDTDCLDYEILWEDLTIGEQIGEGSCGTVYHGLWYGSDVAVKVFTKQEYSDEVIYSFKQEISLMKRLRHPNILLFMGAVTSPQRLCIVTEFLPRGSLFRLLQRNASKLEWRRRIHMALDVARGMNYLHHLTPPIVHRDLKSSNLLVDKNWTVKVGDFGLSRLKYETYLATKTGKGTPQWMAPEVLRNEPSDEKSDVYSFGVILWELAAEKIPWDNLNTMQLIAGDWSCRIHESAARYPKGCSSTIGVYYRELLAQ, from the exons ATGGATAGTAGAAAAGCAGAATCAGCAGCACAAGGATCAACACCACCAGCTGAGGAGCTGCTTAAGAAGATTCAAGAATTGGAGGCAGGACATGCTCAATTGAAACATGAGATGTCTAAACTTATGATGTGTGATGATCATAGAACACAAAGACAAAGGTCACATTCTATATCACCACAGAGACCGCCTCGTATTCGAGCTGGTGGTGGATTTGATGGTGGTTCCGCTGCTGTGTGGAAAAGGGGGTCAATTTCCTTCCGACATTCGTCGCCATTGCAAAGAGAGAGTAGTAGTAAGGGTGAGGGAGATGGTATTGGTATTGGTGGAGGAGGTCCTGCTGCAGTGAAATTTACTGATAGACAGTATTTGAATATATTACAATCAATGGGACAAGCAGTTCATATACTTGATCTCAATGGTCAAATAATTTATTG GAATCGAACTGCTGAAAAACTATATGGTTATTCTGCTGCAGAAGCTCTTGGAAATGATCTCATTGAACTCTTGACAGATGTTCGGGATCATGATGCTGCGAACAACATTGTACACAGAGTGATAAGGGGTGAGAGTTGGACTGGACAGTTTCCAGTTAAGAATAAGCAAGGGGAAAGATTCCTAGTCGTTGCTACCGATACCCCTttctatgatgatgatggtacTTTGCTTGGTGTTATTTGTATATCAAGTGATATGAGGCCTTTCCAAGAATCAGGGCTTATGTCTATGGGAGTAAAGCAGTTGGAAGCTGATACAAGATTTAGAGCCAGAACCCTTACTTCTTCTAAACTTGGACTTGATCCCCAGCAGCCCCTGCAAGCTGCCATTGCCTCCAAAATTTCTAATTTG GCCTCAAAAGTGAGCAATAAggttaagtcaaaaataaagaCAGGAGAGAGCAGCATGTTTCGTGAAGGCGGAAGTGGAGATAGTCATTATTCTGACCATGCATTTTCTGATGCTGCTCTCTCAGATCACAGGGAGGATGCAAATTCAAGTGGAGCGAGTACGCCTAGGGGAGATGTTCACCCTTCTCCTTTTGGAGTATTCTCTAATCTTGTAAAAGTGGAGCATTCTGGGTATGAGAGTGAGGGAAAACAAGGCATTTCTAAGATTATCACCTCAAAGGCAGAGGCGTGGATGGCGAAGAAAAGCTTATCATGGCCGTGGAAAGGCAATGAGCGAGAAGCGTCAGAGTCAAGAACTACACGATCTGTGTGGCCTTGGTTAAACAATGACCAAGACAATGAGTTAAATCACATTAACAGTTCTAATACAGTTAAACCAGAAAATCAGGTTACTGAAACATACCGGACAACCACTAATGAAGCTCCAGGATCCTGGTCTTCATTTAATATTAACAGCACAAGCAGTGTTAGTAGCTATGGAAGCACCAGCAGTAGTGCTGTTAACAAGGTGGACATGGATACTGACTGCTTGGATTACGAAATCTTGTGGGAGGACTTGACTATCGGAGAACAGATTGGAGAAG GTTCTTGTGGAACTGTTTATCATGGGCTCTGGTATGGATCA GATGTCGCTGTTAAAGTGTTCACCAAGCAAGAATATTCTGATGAAGTGATATATTCCTTCAAACAAGAG atcTCCCTTATGAAAAGACTTCGACATCCAAATATTCTTCTATTCATGGGTGCTGTTACTTCACCGCAACGCCTCTGCATAGTCACAGAATTCCTGCCACG GGGAAGTTTGTTCAGGCTATTACAGAGGAATGCATCCAAATTAGAATGGAGACGACGAATCCACATGGCTTTAGACGTA GCTCGTGGCATGAATTATCTTCATCATCTTACCCCTCCTATAGTTCATCGCGACTTGAAGTCTTCAAATCTTCTTGTGGACAAGAACTGGACTGTTAAG GTTGGGGACTTTGGTCTGTCACGTCTTAAATATGAAACATATCTAGCAACAAAGACGGGTAAAGGAACG CCTCAATGGATGGCTCCGGAAGTTCTTCGCAATGAACCTTCAGATGAGAA GTCTGATGTATACAGTTTTGGAGTGATACTATGGGAACTCGCCGCGGAGAAAATCCCTTGGGATAACCTCAACACAATGCAG TTGATTGCAGGTGATTGGAGCTGTAGGATTCATGAATCAGCGGCTAGATATCCCAAAGGATGTTCATCCACAATTGGCGTCTATTATCGAGAGTTGTTGGCTCAG TGA
- the LOC101267790 gene encoding uncharacterized protein isoform X1: MDSRKAESAAQGSTPPAEELLKKIQELEAGHAQLKHEMSKLMMCDDHRTQRQRSHSISPQRPPRIRAGGGFDGGSAAVWKRGSISFRHSSPLQRESSSKGEGDGIGIGGGGPAAVKFTDRQYLNILQSMGQAVHILDLNGQIIYWNRTAEKLYGYSAAEALGNDLIELLTDVRDHDAANNIVHRVIRGESWTGQFPVKNKQGERFLVVATDTPFYDDDGTLLGVICISSDMRPFQESGLMSMGVKQLEADTRFRARTLTSSKLGLDPQQPLQAAIASKISNLASKVSNKVKSKIKTGESSMFREGGSGDSHYSDHAFSDAALSDHREDANSSGASTPRGDVHPSPFGVFSNLVKVEHSGYESEGKQGISKIITSKAEAWMAKKSLSWPWKGNEREASESRTTRSVWPWLNNDQDNELNHINSSNTVKPENQVTETYRTTTNEAPGSWSSFNINSTSSVSSYGSTSSSAVNKVDMDTDCLDYEILWEDLTIGEQIGEGSCGTVYHGLWYGSDVAVKVFTKQEYSDEVIYSFKQEISLMKRLRHPNILLFMGAVTSPQRLCIVTEFLPRGSLFRLLQRNASKLEWRRRIHMALDVARGMNYLHHLTPPIVHRDLKSSNLLVDKNWTVKVGDFGLSRLKYETYLATKTGKGTPQWMAPEVLRNEPSDEKSDVYSFGVILWELAAEKIPWDNLNTMQVIGAVGFMNQRLDIPKDVHPQLASIIESCWLSEPQSRPSFQELVEKLKDLQRQYVIQAQAARSTAGDSCQKEH, from the exons ATGGATAGTAGAAAAGCAGAATCAGCAGCACAAGGATCAACACCACCAGCTGAGGAGCTGCTTAAGAAGATTCAAGAATTGGAGGCAGGACATGCTCAATTGAAACATGAGATGTCTAAACTTATGATGTGTGATGATCATAGAACACAAAGACAAAGGTCACATTCTATATCACCACAGAGACCGCCTCGTATTCGAGCTGGTGGTGGATTTGATGGTGGTTCCGCTGCTGTGTGGAAAAGGGGGTCAATTTCCTTCCGACATTCGTCGCCATTGCAAAGAGAGAGTAGTAGTAAGGGTGAGGGAGATGGTATTGGTATTGGTGGAGGAGGTCCTGCTGCAGTGAAATTTACTGATAGACAGTATTTGAATATATTACAATCAATGGGACAAGCAGTTCATATACTTGATCTCAATGGTCAAATAATTTATTG GAATCGAACTGCTGAAAAACTATATGGTTATTCTGCTGCAGAAGCTCTTGGAAATGATCTCATTGAACTCTTGACAGATGTTCGGGATCATGATGCTGCGAACAACATTGTACACAGAGTGATAAGGGGTGAGAGTTGGACTGGACAGTTTCCAGTTAAGAATAAGCAAGGGGAAAGATTCCTAGTCGTTGCTACCGATACCCCTttctatgatgatgatggtacTTTGCTTGGTGTTATTTGTATATCAAGTGATATGAGGCCTTTCCAAGAATCAGGGCTTATGTCTATGGGAGTAAAGCAGTTGGAAGCTGATACAAGATTTAGAGCCAGAACCCTTACTTCTTCTAAACTTGGACTTGATCCCCAGCAGCCCCTGCAAGCTGCCATTGCCTCCAAAATTTCTAATTTG GCCTCAAAAGTGAGCAATAAggttaagtcaaaaataaagaCAGGAGAGAGCAGCATGTTTCGTGAAGGCGGAAGTGGAGATAGTCATTATTCTGACCATGCATTTTCTGATGCTGCTCTCTCAGATCACAGGGAGGATGCAAATTCAAGTGGAGCGAGTACGCCTAGGGGAGATGTTCACCCTTCTCCTTTTGGAGTATTCTCTAATCTTGTAAAAGTGGAGCATTCTGGGTATGAGAGTGAGGGAAAACAAGGCATTTCTAAGATTATCACCTCAAAGGCAGAGGCGTGGATGGCGAAGAAAAGCTTATCATGGCCGTGGAAAGGCAATGAGCGAGAAGCGTCAGAGTCAAGAACTACACGATCTGTGTGGCCTTGGTTAAACAATGACCAAGACAATGAGTTAAATCACATTAACAGTTCTAATACAGTTAAACCAGAAAATCAGGTTACTGAAACATACCGGACAACCACTAATGAAGCTCCAGGATCCTGGTCTTCATTTAATATTAACAGCACAAGCAGTGTTAGTAGCTATGGAAGCACCAGCAGTAGTGCTGTTAACAAGGTGGACATGGATACTGACTGCTTGGATTACGAAATCTTGTGGGAGGACTTGACTATCGGAGAACAGATTGGAGAAG GTTCTTGTGGAACTGTTTATCATGGGCTCTGGTATGGATCA GATGTCGCTGTTAAAGTGTTCACCAAGCAAGAATATTCTGATGAAGTGATATATTCCTTCAAACAAGAG atcTCCCTTATGAAAAGACTTCGACATCCAAATATTCTTCTATTCATGGGTGCTGTTACTTCACCGCAACGCCTCTGCATAGTCACAGAATTCCTGCCACG GGGAAGTTTGTTCAGGCTATTACAGAGGAATGCATCCAAATTAGAATGGAGACGACGAATCCACATGGCTTTAGACGTA GCTCGTGGCATGAATTATCTTCATCATCTTACCCCTCCTATAGTTCATCGCGACTTGAAGTCTTCAAATCTTCTTGTGGACAAGAACTGGACTGTTAAG GTTGGGGACTTTGGTCTGTCACGTCTTAAATATGAAACATATCTAGCAACAAAGACGGGTAAAGGAACG CCTCAATGGATGGCTCCGGAAGTTCTTCGCAATGAACCTTCAGATGAGAA GTCTGATGTATACAGTTTTGGAGTGATACTATGGGAACTCGCCGCGGAGAAAATCCCTTGGGATAACCTCAACACAATGCAG GTGATTGGAGCTGTAGGATTCATGAATCAGCGGCTAGATATCCCAAAGGATGTTCATCCACAATTGGCGTCTATTATCGAGAGTTGTTGGCTCAG TGAGCCACAATCTCGTCCTTCATTCCAAGAGTTGGTGGAAAAACTTAAGGATCTACAGAGGCAGTACGTTATTCAGGCACAAGCAGCACGTAGCACTGCAGGAGATAGCTGCCAGAAGGAACACTAA
- the LOC101268083 gene encoding uncharacterized protein encodes MEAGDEALEMVVDSKDLQQQSKALDKLTDHVEDRQLDSSRVQTAMASIYASKEADLQAMRLREKELAAVKINAADIDIIANELEVDKKVAERTLREHKGDAVAAVRHLLN; translated from the exons ATGGAGGCCGGAGACGAAGCGCTTGAGATGGTGGTAGACTCAAAGGACTTGCAGCAGCAAAGCAAAGCTCTAGATAAGCTCACTGACCATGTCGAAGATCGTCAGCTTGATTCCTCTCGTGTTCAAACG GCTATGGCTTCAATTTATGCATCTAAGGAAGCTGATCTTCAGGCTATGAGACTGAG GGAGAAAGAACTAGCTGCTGTTAAGATTAATGCTGCTGATATTGATATAATTGCAAACGAACTAGAG GTGGACAAGAAGGTTGCTGAAAGGACTTTGAGAGAGCATAAAGGTGATGCTGTAGCTGCAGTAAGGCATTTGCTCAACTAG